One window of the Terriglobales bacterium genome contains the following:
- a CDS encoding VWA domain-containing protein, producing MNTALQLHNRSCTLLIGLSLCLSFYAYGVPLQAQSAQPAEQKPGQSSQLPDAPSTTQPPSATAAPSTAAPSSPATEEPQPKPATPPPPPANDAPTSPPPSNVTTVPPGTAPRTPGSSRDQLFTLTKSVNFVVLPVTVKDEAGHLVPGLVQRDFSVYEDGVKQTIRLFTSDPFPLSAAVIVDTGMSDTALRKVNQTFAALQGAFSSFDELALYTYSNTVRKATDFTAINPRLDGVLQQIKQERGATGGVPVVGGPINSGPTINGLPADQSRGVANTPTRTSHVLNDAILAAALDLGKRDPTRRKLVFIISDGQELGSTASYNDVLKVLLSRNIAVYAVAVDAAAIPGVRTVEKIHLPRFGTSNILPKYVSATAGQLFPEFSRPAIESAYAELTREARNQYTIGYMTRATPSSSYRTVDVRIDQAGLKVYAKDGYYPLPPGR from the coding sequence GTGAATACTGCGCTTCAGCTTCATAACAGAAGTTGCACCCTGCTGATCGGCCTCAGCCTTTGCCTTTCTTTCTACGCCTACGGCGTCCCCCTGCAAGCTCAATCGGCTCAACCAGCTGAGCAGAAACCAGGGCAGTCTTCGCAATTGCCGGATGCGCCTTCCACCACGCAACCGCCCTCCGCAACCGCTGCGCCCTCAACCGCCGCTCCATCATCGCCGGCTACGGAGGAACCCCAGCCAAAGCCAGCGACACCCCCGCCCCCACCCGCCAACGACGCCCCTACCTCGCCGCCGCCCTCTAATGTGACCACGGTGCCGCCGGGTACGGCGCCTCGCACCCCAGGCAGTTCTCGTGACCAGCTATTTACGCTTACCAAGTCCGTAAATTTCGTCGTGTTACCGGTTACTGTTAAAGACGAAGCCGGACATTTGGTGCCTGGCCTGGTACAACGGGATTTTTCAGTTTACGAGGACGGAGTCAAGCAGACCATCCGGTTGTTTACTAGCGATCCTTTTCCGCTATCGGCGGCCGTGATTGTGGACACGGGAATGTCGGATACCGCATTGCGCAAGGTCAACCAGACTTTTGCGGCACTGCAGGGCGCATTCAGCAGTTTCGATGAGCTTGCCCTATACACCTACTCGAACACGGTCAGGAAAGCCACCGACTTCACTGCCATCAACCCGCGACTCGATGGAGTGTTGCAGCAGATAAAACAGGAGCGCGGCGCTACCGGAGGAGTGCCGGTCGTAGGCGGGCCGATCAACTCCGGACCGACGATCAATGGGCTCCCGGCGGACCAAAGCAGGGGAGTCGCGAATACGCCGACGCGCACCTCACATGTGCTCAACGATGCCATACTCGCCGCCGCCTTAGATCTTGGCAAGCGCGATCCGACACGTCGCAAGCTGGTGTTCATCATTAGCGACGGCCAGGAATTGGGGAGCACGGCCAGTTACAACGACGTGTTGAAAGTCCTGCTCTCGCGCAACATTGCGGTTTATGCGGTGGCGGTGGATGCAGCCGCCATTCCAGGTGTTCGCACCGTCGAAAAGATACATCTGCCGCGATTCGGCACCTCAAATATTCTTCCCAAATACGTCTCCGCCACCGCGGGACAGTTATTCCCCGAGTTTTCGCGTCCCGCGATCGAAAGCGCATATGCTGAACTCACTCGTGAGGCCCGCAACCAGTACACGATTGGCTACATGACTCGCGCTACTCCCAGCAGCAGCTATCGCACGGTTGATGTACGGATAGACCAAGCGGGGCTGAAGGTCTACGCCAAGGACGGCTATTATCCCCTGCCGCCAGGTCGCTAG
- a CDS encoding M48 family metallopeptidase, with amino-acid sequence MKEISRLPRLLARSVLLPILLLALATAAMAPSEPLLHPSGFNLFSKQQDVQLGQQNAAQVKKQMPVLPDSSPVVQYVQQVGRKLVATMPQRSYPYNFHVVQEKDINAFALPGGPIFVNLGTIQAADNEAQLAGVMAHEMSHVYLRHSTNMATKQMPAEILAGLVGNSTLGKLAQLGVGAFFLKYSRNDEAQADANGARIMYNAGYNPVAMANFFKKLEQQGGASAPQFLSDHPNPGNRVAAVSKEIASFPARPFQQNTPQFQQAKQQSMGIKAYTAQEIQARMKKQGGL; translated from the coding sequence ATGAAAGAGATCTCACGCCTGCCGCGCTTGCTGGCCCGCAGCGTCCTGCTGCCAATCCTGTTGCTGGCCTTAGCGACCGCAGCGATGGCCCCGTCGGAACCGTTGCTTCATCCCAGCGGCTTTAATCTGTTCTCCAAACAGCAGGACGTACAGCTCGGGCAGCAGAACGCCGCCCAGGTGAAGAAACAGATGCCGGTCCTGCCTGATTCTAGCCCTGTGGTGCAGTACGTTCAGCAAGTGGGGCGGAAGCTTGTCGCCACCATGCCGCAACGGTCATATCCCTACAACTTCCATGTCGTCCAGGAAAAGGACATCAATGCATTCGCGCTGCCGGGCGGACCGATATTCGTGAACCTCGGGACCATCCAGGCTGCCGATAACGAAGCGCAGCTAGCGGGGGTGATGGCGCACGAAATGTCGCACGTGTATCTGCGGCACTCCACCAATATGGCGACGAAGCAGATGCCGGCTGAGATACTGGCCGGACTGGTGGGCAACAGCACACTGGGCAAACTGGCACAGCTGGGAGTGGGAGCATTTTTCTTGAAATACTCGCGCAATGACGAAGCGCAAGCTGATGCGAACGGGGCCCGCATCATGTATAACGCCGGGTACAATCCGGTGGCGATGGCCAATTTTTTCAAGAAGCTCGAGCAGCAAGGTGGGGCAAGCGCCCCGCAGTTCCTCAGCGATCACCCGAACCCGGGAAACCGCGTAGCGGCAGTTTCCAAAGAAATCGCCAGCTTTCCTGCCCGACCGTTTCAGCAGAACACGCCTCAATTTCAACAGGCAAAGCAGCAGTCAATGGGTATTAAAGCATATACAGCGCAAGAGATCCAGGCACGGATGAAGAAGCAGGGAGGCTTATAG
- a CDS encoding ADP-ribosylation factor-like protein — protein sequence MSFINFAAREINCKIVYYGPGLGGKTTNLQFIYEKTGEQQKGKMISLATETERTLFFDFLPLDLGTVRGFKTRIHLYTVPGQVFYDASRKLILRGVDGVVFVADSQEERMDANVEALENLQENLKEHGYDFNRIPYVLQLNKRDLPNILPVETLKKDLLKKDEPVIEAVAFQGVGVFETLKAVAKQVLTELKQSG from the coding sequence TTGAGTTTTATTAACTTTGCAGCCCGGGAAATCAACTGCAAGATCGTCTACTACGGCCCCGGCCTGGGTGGCAAAACCACCAATCTCCAGTTCATTTACGAGAAGACCGGCGAGCAGCAGAAAGGCAAGATGATTTCGCTGGCCACCGAAACAGAGCGTACGCTCTTCTTCGATTTTCTTCCCCTGGATTTGGGGACGGTCCGCGGCTTCAAGACTCGCATCCACCTCTACACCGTTCCCGGACAGGTCTTCTATGATGCCAGCCGCAAGCTGATCCTGCGTGGAGTGGACGGAGTCGTCTTCGTGGCCGACTCTCAGGAAGAGCGTATGGATGCCAACGTGGAGGCCCTGGAGAATCTGCAGGAGAACTTAAAGGAACACGGCTACGATTTCAATCGCATTCCCTACGTTCTGCAGCTCAACAAGCGCGACCTTCCCAACATACTGCCCGTAGAGACATTGAAAAAGGACCTGCTCAAGAAGGATGAGCCGGTGATTGAAGCTGTGGCGTTTCAGGGGGTGGGCGTGTTTGAAACTCTCAAAGCCGTGGCCAAGCAAGTGCTGACCGAATTGAAGCAAAGCGGCTGA
- a CDS encoding AAA family ATPase yields the protein MRTGLNTALDPTRRSGDAQEFEAFLRRKIVGQNDAIEKVAEIYQMFLAGLNAPGRPVGNLLFLGPTGSGKTRVVEAVAEALFGDPRACIKIDCAEFQHSHEIAKLIGSPPGYLGHRETHPLLTQEALNQWHTEKLKVSLLLFDEIEKASDALWQLLLGILDKATLTLGDNRRVDLSNCMIFMTSNLGAGEMNDLMMGGFGFAQQPRTTDMRLDDKIMRTAQEAARRKFSPEFMNRIDKVVVFKALRPEQLRLILEIELGMVQQRILMATGNNQFVFTCTQRVKDFLLEEGTDLKYGARHLKRAIERNLVFPLANLVATGQVKLGDFVRVDIAEGTMTFVKEAEGAMVPVLLEKYSPETAMPAVARATRSVANRREAGAPSLLDHK from the coding sequence ATGAGAACCGGTCTTAATACCGCGCTAGATCCTACTCGACGCAGCGGCGATGCCCAAGAATTTGAAGCCTTTCTGCGCCGCAAAATCGTTGGACAGAACGATGCCATAGAAAAAGTGGCGGAAATCTACCAGATGTTTCTGGCGGGTTTGAATGCGCCCGGACGTCCCGTCGGGAACCTGTTGTTTCTCGGTCCCACCGGATCGGGCAAAACCAGGGTGGTGGAAGCGGTGGCCGAGGCACTCTTCGGCGATCCCCGCGCCTGCATAAAGATTGACTGCGCTGAGTTCCAGCACAGCCATGAGATTGCCAAACTTATCGGGTCGCCGCCGGGATATCTAGGGCATCGGGAAACCCATCCTCTGCTGACGCAGGAGGCGCTCAACCAGTGGCATACGGAGAAGCTCAAGGTCTCGTTGCTGCTGTTCGACGAGATTGAAAAGGCGTCCGATGCGTTGTGGCAGTTGCTGCTCGGCATTCTCGATAAAGCGACCCTAACGCTGGGTGACAACCGCCGGGTTGACCTTTCCAATTGCATGATCTTCATGACGTCGAATCTTGGCGCGGGAGAGATGAACGATCTCATGATGGGCGGATTCGGGTTCGCTCAGCAGCCCCGCACCACCGATATGCGGCTGGATGACAAAATCATGCGCACCGCGCAAGAAGCGGCGCGCCGTAAATTCTCGCCCGAATTCATGAACCGGATTGACAAGGTGGTGGTATTCAAGGCGCTCAGGCCAGAGCAGTTGCGGCTCATCTTGGAAATCGAACTGGGCATGGTGCAGCAACGCATATTGATGGCAACGGGCAACAATCAATTCGTGTTCACTTGCACACAGCGGGTGAAGGATTTCTTGCTGGAAGAAGGCACGGACCTCAAGTACGGCGCCAGGCATTTGAAACGGGCCATCGAGCGCAACCTGGTGTTTCCGTTGGCTAATCTGGTCGCCACCGGACAGGTGAAGCTCGGCGATTTTGTGCGGGTTGACATCGCCGAGGGCACGATGACCTTCGTCAAAGAAGCGGAAGGCGCCATGGTTCCGGTGCTGCTGGAAAAATACAGTCCGGAGACAGCCATGCCGGCGGTGGCACGCGCCACTCGCTCAGTGGCAAATCGGCGGGAAGCCGGCGCTCCTTCTTTACTCGATCACAAATAA